The DNA region GGTCTTGGCCACCGTGGTGGCCAGCGACCAGATCCGCTCGAGGTCCTCCACGTCGAACTCGCGACGTGTCCACTCCCCGCTCCCCCGACGCACATCCTCGTGGTGGACGAGGTATTCGGCGAGGTTCGCGACACGATCCGCGTACCGCAGCGGCGAATACCAGGGCGCCCCGCCGGCGATCGCATCGAGCAGGTCGTCCCACGAGCGCTCTGCCTCACGCAGTCTCAGCTGCTCCAACCGATCCGCGAGCGCGGGGACGACCACCCCCGCCGCCGCGTCCGGTCGGAACTCACGGACGACGAGGTGCGCCGCCAGGTCCCTGGTCGTCCAGCCCTCGCACAGCGTCGGGGCGTCAGGGCCCGAGGCGCGCATGCTCTCCACGAGCGCGCGGCGCTCACGCTGGGCGAGGGTCGGACGACCGGGACTCATCGAGCTCAGACCTGCGCGACGGCGGAGGTGATGACCGTCGGGACGATCATGGGCTTGCGGCGCCACTTGTCGGACACCCAGCGGCCCACCGTGCGTCGCACGGCCTGGGCGATGCGGTACGGATCCGTCTCGCCCTCGCCAGCGAGGTCCCACAGGGCGTTCTCCACCAGCTCGACGACCGGCGCGAGCGCGCCCGGCTCGTCGGTGAAGCCCTTGGCGATGATCTGCGGCCGGCTCACGGGGCGGCCCGTACGCGGATCGACCACGACCGTGGCGACGATGAACCCGTCCTCGCTGAGGGCGGTCCGGTCGGCGAGGACGGTGTCGCCCACGTCACCGGTGGACAGGCCGTCGACGTACAGGTTGCCGACGGGCACCTGGCCCACCACGGAGGCCTTGCCGTCGACGAGGTCCACGACGACGCCGTTCTGGGCGAGCACGACGTTCCCCTCGGGCACCCCGGTCGCCACGGCGAGCGCCTTGTTGGCCCGCAGATGCCGCCACTCGCCGTGCACGGGCATGGCGTTCTTCGGGCGCACGGCGTTGTAGATGAACAGCAGTTCGCCGGAGTACCCGTGGCCGGACACGTGGATGTCCGCCTCACGACTGGTGACGACGTTCACGCCCATCTGCGACAGGCCGTTCTGGACGCCGAAGACGGATTCCTCGTTGCCCGGGACGATCGACGAGGAGAACAGGACGGTGTCACCCTCGGAGAGGTTGATCTGCCGGTGCTCGCGGCGGGCCATCCGGGAGAGTCCGGCCATGGCCTCACCCTGTGTACCGGTGGTCATCACGAGGACCTTCTCGGAGGGGAGCTTCGCCGCGGTGTCCATGTCCACCAGGACCCGGCCGGGATCCGTGAGCAGGCCCATCTCGAGGGCGATCTCCATGTTGCGGAGCATCGACCGACCGGTCAGGGCGACCTTGCGACCGGTGGCGGCGGCGGCGTCGACGACGGACTGGACCCGGTAGACGTTGGAGGCGAAGCAGGCCACCACCACGAGCTGCCGCGCGTCGGCGATGAGCCGCTGCAGGGCGGGCCGGACGCCGGACT from Dietzia sp. B32 includes:
- a CDS encoding TIGR03085 family metal-binding protein, with translation MSPGRPTLAQRERRALVESMRASGPDAPTLCEGWTTRDLAAHLVVREFRPDAAAGVVVPALADRLEQLRLREAERSWDDLLDAIAGGAPWYSPLRYADRVANLAEYLVHHEDVRRGSGEWTRREFDVEDLERIWSLATTVAKTFLRKVNARVDLRTPPQPGSTRMASVSTGAALAPLVSITADPVEFLLWTFGRDEVEMDISGAQRGIDALEAVPRGI